The following coding sequences lie in one Apus apus isolate bApuApu2 chromosome 16, bApuApu2.pri.cur, whole genome shotgun sequence genomic window:
- the CABP7 gene encoding calcium-binding protein 7, with protein sequence MPFHPVTAALMYRGIYTVPNILSEQHPVEIPEDELEEIREAFKVFDRDGNGFISKQELGTAMRSLGYMPNEVELEVIIQRLDMDGDGQVDFEEFVTLLGPKLSTSGIPEKFHGTDFDAVFWKCDMQKLTVDELKRLLYDTFCEHLSMKDIENIIMTEEESHLGTAEECPVDVETCSSQQIRQTCVRKSLICAFAIAFIISVMLIAANQVLRSGMK encoded by the exons ATGCCTTTCCACCCGGTGACGGCGGCTTTGATGTACCGGGGGATCTACACCGTCCCCAACATCCTCTCCGAGCAGCATCCCGTGGAGATCCCGGAGGACGAGCTGGAGG AGATCCGTGAAGCCTTCAAGGTGTTCGACCGGGATGGCAACGGCTTCATCTccaagcaggagctgggcacgGCCATGCGCTCCCTGGGCTACATGCCCAACGAGGTGGAGCTGGAGGTCATCATCCAGCGCCTCGACATGGACG GTGATGGGCAGGTGGACTTTGAGGAGTTTGTGACATTACTGGGGCCCAAGCTGTCCACCTCGGGCATCCCGGAGAAGTTCCACGGCACCGACTTCGACGCCGTCTTCTGGAAG TGTGACATGCAGAAGCTGACGGTGGACGAGCTGAAGCGGCTGCTCTACGACACCTTCTGCGAGCACCTCTCCATGAAGGACATCGAGAACATCATCATGACAGAGGAGGAGAGTCACCTGGGCACGGCCGAGGAGTGCCCCGTGGACGTGGAGA cctgTTCCAGCCAGCAGATCCGCCAGACCTGCGTGAGGAAGAGCCTCATCTGCGCCTTCGCCATCGCCTTCATCATCAGCGTGATGCTGATCGCCGCCAACCAGGTGCTGCGCAGCGGGATGAAGTAA